In the Malus domestica chromosome 16, GDT2T_hap1 genome, one interval contains:
- the LOC103403054 gene encoding L-tryptophan--pyruvate aminotransferase 1-like, producing the protein MCGTTENPTSNSKTSSVSPANGNGGTIPPSDHVLNLEQGDPAVYESYWRKMGDKCTMVISGSELMSYISDFTSVCWFLEPALEAAVRRLHRTVGNAVVDGDRHIVVGTGSTQLYQAALYALTSPGGPEPVSVVSAAPYYSSYPDETDYIRSALYKWAGDAYTFNKTGHGPYIEVVNTPNNPDGTIREAIVKNRGDQGKLIHDLAYYWPQYTPITCPADHDIMYFTFSKSTGHAGSRIGWAIVKDKEVARKMSKFVELSSLGVSKDSQQRAAKIMGVICDDYENCKSTDNSELFFDHCRRIMADRWERLRKVVEQSVIFSLPNYPQKYCIFSGESTEPYPAFAWMEANEDVDTEKVLRGQIKVQGRTGRRFGVDQRYVRISMLSGEDVFNKFLERLSTIKSVTNGH; encoded by the exons ATGTGCGGCACCACGGAGAACCCTACTTCCAATAGCAAAACCTCCTCTGTGTCCCCGGCCAATGGTAACGGCGGCACGATACCGCCATCCGACCATGTCCTCAACCTCGAACA GGGCGACCCGGCAGTGTACGAATCCTATTGGAGGAAGATGGGGGACAAATGTACGATGGTGATCTCCGGAAGCGAATTGATGAGCTATATCAGCGACTTCACCAGCGTGTGCTGGTTTTTGGAGCCAGCATTGGAGGCGGCGGTCAGAAGACTTCATCGTACGGTTGGAAACGCCGTCGTAGACGGTGATCGGCATATCGTGGTGGGGACAGGCTCGACTCAGCTGTATCAGGCTGCCCTGTATGCTCTCACTTCTCCTGGCGGGCCCGAGCCCGTCAGCGTTGTGTCTGCCGCCCCTTACTACTCG TCATATCCGGATGAAACAGACTATATTCGTTCTGCATTGTATAAATGGGCAGGCGATGCATATACCTTTAACAAAACTGGACATGGACCTTACATTGAAGTGGTCAACACCCCAAACAACCCCGACGGCACTATCCGAGAGGCCATCGTGAAGAACAGGGGTGATCAAGGGAAGCTCATTCATGACCTGGCCTACTATTGGCCTCAGTACACTCCAATTACTTGTCCGGCCGATCATGACATCATGTACTTTACATTCTCCAAAAGCACCGGACATGCCGGTTCTCGCATTGG ATGGGCCATTGTGAAGGACAAAGAGGTTGCCAGAAAGATGTCAAAGTTTGTAGAGCTAAGCTCACTTGGTGTGTCCAAGGATTCCCAGCAACGAGCTGCTAAGATAATGGGAGTGATCTGCGACGACTATGAAAACTGCAAGTCCACTGACAACTCTGAGCTCTTCTTCGACCATTGCCGTCGAATCATGGCGGACAGATGGGAGAGGTTAAGAAAAGTGGTCGAGCAAAGTGTAATTTTCAGCCTACCCAACTACCCCCAAAAGTACTGCATCTTCTCTGGAGAGTCCACTGAACCATATCCAg CATTTGCATGGATGGAGGCCAATGAGGATGTAGACACAGAGAAGGTTCTGAGAGGACAGATTAAGGTGCAAGGAAGAACAGGGAGGCGCTTTGGCGTTGATCAGAGGTACGTCAGGATTAGCATGCTGAGCGGGGAAGACGTGTTTAACAAGTTCTTGGAGAGATTATCAACTATCAAATCCGTTACTAATGGTCATTAA
- the LOC103403053 gene encoding AP-1 complex subunit mu-2-like: MAGAVSALFLLDIKGRVLIWRDYRGDVSAAQAERFFTKLIEKEVDPESHDPVVHDNGVSYLFIQHNNVYLMAASRQNCNAASLLFFLHRIVDVFKHYFEELEEESLRDNFVVVYELLDEMMDFGYPQYTEAKILSEFIKTDAYRMEVTQRPPMAVTNAVSWRSEGIRYKKNEVFLDVVESVNILVNSNGQIIRSDVVGALKMRTYLSGMPECKLGLNDRVLLEAQGRATKGKAIDLEDIKFHQCVRLARFENDRTISFVPPDGAFDLMTYRLSTQVKPLIWVECQIERHSKSRIEILVKARSQFKERSTATNVEIEVPVVSDATNPDVRTSLGSAAYAPESDALIWKIRSFPGGKEYMLRAEFRLPSVTAEESTPERKAPIRVKFEIPYFTVSGIQVRYLKIIEKSGYQALPWVRYITMAGEYELRLV; encoded by the exons ATGGCAGGGGCAGTCTCGGCGCTGTTCCTCCTAGACATCAAAGGCCGCGTTCTCATCTGGCGCGACTACCGCGGCGACGTCTCCGCCGCTCAAGCTGAGCGCTTCTTCACTAAGCTCATCGAGAAAGAG GTTGATCCGGAGTCTCATGATCCAGTTGTTCATGATAATGGCGTGAGCTACTTGTTTATACAGCATAACAATGTTTACTTGATGGCTGCGTCCCGGCAGAACTGCAATGCCGCTagtcttcttttctttctacaCCGCATAGTCGAT GTGTTCAAGCATTACTTTGAAGAGTTAGAAGAGGAATCGCTCAGGGATAACTTTGTGGTTGTG TATGAGTTGCTGGATGAAATGATGGACTTTGGTTACCCTCAGTATACTGAGGCCAAGATTCTCAGTGAATTTATCAAGACTGATGCTTACAGGATGGAAGTTACACAGAGACCTCCCATGGCTGTAACAAATGCAGTGTCTTGGCGAAGTGAAGGGATACGTTACAAGAAGAATGAG gtttTCCTGGATGTGGTGGAGAGTGTTAATATACTTGTTAACAGCAATGGACAAATCATTAGGTCGGATGTTGTTGGTGCATTGAAGATGAGAACTTATTTGAG TGGTATGCCCGAGTGTAAGCTGGGCTTAAATGATAGAGTGTTATTGGAGGCACAAGGCCGAGCAACAAAAGGAAAAGCCATTGATTTGGAAGACATCAAATTTCATCA GTGTGTCCGTTTGGCTCGGTTTGAAAATGACCGGACAATATCCTTTGTACCACCTGATGGAGCTTTTGATCTCATGACATATAGGCTGAGTACACAG GTTAAGCCTTTAATTTGGGTTGAATGTCAAATTGAAAGGCATTCAAAAAGTCGCATTGAGATTCTGGTAAAAGCTAGAAGTCAGTTCAAGGAGCGTag CACTGCTACAAATGTTGAGATTGAGGTGCCTGTGGTATCTGATGCAACTAATCCAGATGTTCGGACATCATTAGGATCTGCAGCATATGCACCTGAAAGTGATGCGCTTATCTGGAAAATAAGATCTTTTCCTGGAGGCAAG GAATACATGTTGAGAGCAGAGTTTCGCCTTCCAAGTGTAACGGCTGAAGAATCAACTCCTGAGAGAAAAGCTCCTATACGTGTGAAGTTCGAGATACCATATTTTACTGTTTCTGGAATACAG GTTCGTTACCTCAAGATTATTGAAAAAAGCGGATACCAAGCTCTTCCATGGGTGAGATACATAACCATGGCCGGCGAGTATGAATTAAGACTAGTATAA
- the LOC103403318 gene encoding lysM domain receptor-like kinase 3, producing the protein MASPHLLLPCMLLSLFLSLFSAVFAADASIRSALVNPLSCSAKIMTCNASLYHINIDLKVEEIATLYTVNPSEIRPIKHNKKQDYLISVPCSCKNISGTVGYFYDTTYKVKQFDTFYNVSTKIYSGQPLYIEEEIPQFKTDADFPIHLPCGCVQSQSQIVVTYTVQEHDTLSDIGTLLSAKIENIEKMNKNMTENPSYIVVGWVLFVPMEKNGLRTSKPGFRHKWSILVAILLAVTLLSISTLIFILYRRRKPEQNVEVPDKPVSTSLKSSKSSAPHRSLSLHNQLLHKENMGDVAIFESDGLVIFSLEEIEEATGYFDETKKIGEGGYGSVFLGVIRGKEVAIKKMKSNSTKEFFAELKVLCKIHHINVVELLGYASGDDHLYLVYEYVQNGSLSEHLHDPLLKGHQPLSWTARTQIAVDAAKGIEYIHDHTKARYVHRDIKTSNILLDEGFRAKVADFGLAKLVGRTNEEDVFATRLVGTPGYLPPESVKELQVTHKTDVFAFGVVLAELITGQRALFRDNREPGKMKSLITVIKKVFQDDHPEAALEAATDGNLRSNYPMEDMFKMAEIAEWCMSEEAVERPEMREIVVMLSQIATSSIEWEATLGGNSQVFSGVFQFTGR; encoded by the exons ATGGCATCCCCCCATCTCCTCCTTCCATGCATGCTCCTCTCCCTATTTCTTAGTCTATTTTCTGCAGTTTTCGCTGCCGATGCATCCATCAGGTCTGCTCTCGTAAACCCTTTGAGTTGCTCTGCGAAAATCATGACATGTAACGCCTCGCTCTACCACATCAACATCGATCTGAAGGTAGAAGAAATTGCCACTTTGTACACCGTGAATCCATCCGAAATCAGACCTATAAAGCACAACAAGAAGCAAGATTACCTGATAAGTGTGCCTTGTTCTTGCAAAAACATATCCGGCACTGTTGGATACTTCTATGACACGACCTACAAGGTGAAACAATTTGACACGTTTTATAATGTGTCGACGAAGATTTACAGCGGGCAGCCTTTGTATATCGAAGAAGAGATACCGCAGTTTAAAACAGACGCTGATTTTCCCATCCATCTCCCATGCGGTTGCGTACAAAGCCAGTCTCAGATTGTGGTGACATATACAGTTCAGGAGCATGATACACTGTCGGATATTGGCACGCTACTGTCTGCGAAGATTGAAAACATtgaaaaaatgaacaaaaatatgACCGAGAATCCTTCATACATAGTTGTGGGTTGGGTGTTGTTTGTCCCCATGGAAAAGAATGGACTCAGAACATCAAAGCCAG GATTCAGACACAAGTGGTCAATATTGGTTGCAATTTTATTAGCTGTGACATTGCTTTCAATCAGCACATTGATCTTTATCCTTTATCGGAGAAGAAAACCGGAACAAAATGTGGAAGTTCCAGATAAACCTGTATCGACAAGCTTGAAAAGCTCGAAAAGCTCGGCTCCTCACCGATCCTTGTCGTTGCATAATCAGTTGCTTCATAAAGAAAACATGGGAG ATGTGGCAATTTTTGAATCAGACGGACTGGTCATATTCAGCCTTGAGGAGATTGAGGAGGCAACCGGTTACTTCGATGAAACTAAGAAAATCGGAGAGGGTGGATATGGTAGCGTGTTCCTCGGAGTAATAAGGGGGAAG GAGGTTGCCATAAAGAAGATGAAGTCTAATAGTACCAAAGAATTTTTTGCAGAGCTAAAGGTCTTGTGCAAGATCCATCACATTAACGTG GTGGAGCTTTTGGGGTATGCCAGTGGAGATGACCACCTCTACCTGGTCTATGAGTATGTCCAGAATGGATCGCTGAGCGAACATCTTCATGATCCTTTACTTAAAG GTCATCAGCCACTTTCTTGGACTGCAAGAACACAAATTGCAGTGGACGCTGCAAAAGGTATTGAGTACATTCATGACCACACAAAAGCGCGATATGTGCACCGTGATATAAAGACTAGTAACATTCTACTTGACGAGGGGTTCAGAGCAAAG GTAGCAGATTTTGGCTTGGCAAAGCTTGTTGGAAGAACCAATGAAGAAGATGTTTTCGCAACACGGCTGGTTGGAACACCGGGCTATCTTCCCCCAGA ATCCGTGAAGGAGCTCCAGGTGACTCACAAAACCGATGTGTTTGCATTCGGAGTGGTACTAGCAGAGCTGATCACAGGGCAACGTGCGCTTTTCCGTGACAATCGAGAGCCTGGGAAGATGAAATCCTTAATTACAGTC ATAAAAAAGGTGTTCCAAGATGATCATCCAGAAGCAGCTTTAGAGGCTGCCACAGATGGAAACCTCAGAAGCAACTATCCTATGGAGGACATGTTCAAG ATGGCAGAAATTGCAGAGTGGTGTATGAGTGAAGAAGCAGTGGAGAGGCCAGAGATGAGGGAGATTGTTGTGATGCTCTCGCAGATTGCGACATCTTCGATCGAGTGGGAAGCAACACTGGGTGGCAACAGCCAGGTTTTCAGTGGTGTATTTCAATTCACTGGAAGATGA